The DNA region TTCGCCAGATTGCCCAGGGCGACCTCAGTCAGCCGATTGACGACATTGGCCGCAACTGCGTCGGTCAACTGGTGCCTTTATTACGCGCGATGCAGGACAGCCTGCGCGATGCGGTAAACACGATCCGTTCCGGCAGCGACAATATCTGGCGCGGGGCCACTGAAATCTCCAGCGGCAACAACGATCTTTCATCGCGAACGGAAGAGCAGGCTGCTGCGCTGGAAGAGACGGCCGCGAGCATGGAACAGCTTACCGCCACGGTGAAGCTGAATGCGGATAACGCGCGTCAGGCTAGCCTTCTGGCTGAGTCTGCATCACGCACGGCAGGAAAAGGGGGATCGCTGGTGTCGGAAGTGGTCGAGACAATGGACGGAATTTCCGCCAGCTCGAAGCAGATTGCTGAAATTACGACCGTCATCAATAGCATTGCCTTCCAGACCAACATTCTTGCATTAAACGCGGCGGTCGAAGCCGCGCGTGCGGGTGAGCAAGGGCGTGGGTTTGCCGTTGTCGCTGGCGAGGTGCGTAATCTGGCGAGTCGCAGCGCGAACGCGGCAAAAGAGATTGACACGTTGATTGCCGAATCCGCTCGCCGCGTCGACCACGGCGCGGCACTGGTGAAGGATACCGGTTCAACGATGGAGGCGATCCTGAGCGGCGTGACGGAGGTCAATACCATCATGAAACAAATCGCCTCGGCGTCGGAAGAACAGAGCAAAGGGATTTCTCAGGTTGGTGTTGCGATTACCCAGATGGATGGCGTCACGCAGCAAAACGCCGCGCTGGTGGAGCAGATCTCCGCCGCCGCTGCAGCGCTGGAAAGACAAACGGAAGATTTACAACGTTCTGTGCAGCAGTTCCGGTTATCGCAAAATGACACGCCCAATCTACCGGCCAAAAGTGCAGCCCCCGCCGGTCAGCGACGTCCGGCACCCGCTGCGCCAGGCGATGAGTGGGTGGCCTTCTAAGGAACAGTAAAAAAGTCGCTGAACCCTCTGGCCTTTGCTTAAAAGATCGCTATATAATTTATTATATAGCGATTAAGGAGGGGTCATGAATAATCATTTTGGCAAGGGCCTGATGGCCGGATTAAGCGCCACACAGGCTGACAGCGCCCGCAATGTGGCGGGTTTTTGTTCGGATTATAAACGCGGCTTCGTATTAGGATTCTCGCATCGCATGTTTGAAAAAACCGGCGACAGGCAACTCAGTGCCTGGGAAGCGGGGATCCTGACGCGCCGTTACGGCCTGGATAAAGAGATGGTGATGGACTTCTTTCGGGAAAATCAATCCAGCACCACAATTCGCTTTTTCATGGCTGGCTATCGACTCGAAGGTTGATCCAAAGGGGGTATTATCTTGCTTTAATTAATTACACTAGCCGCCACTCCCTTCGTTTTATTATTCCCGCGCAGTATTATAGGCTACATAACCATAACAAAAGTGTGGTAAATGGCGCAGCGATCGCAGTTACGGATTTGTGATTGTTGCAAAATAAGAGCCAGGTCTTCGTAACGGAATAACTATAAAATGACTGGAGATAACACTCTCATTAATTCCCATGGCGTAAACCGCCGTGACTTCATGAAGCTTTGTGCAGCACTCGCCGCCACGATGGGGCTCAGTAGCAAAGCCGCCGCCGAAATGGCTGAATCGGTATCCCGTCCGCAGCGCCCACCGGTTGTCTGGATTGGTGCTCAGGAGTGTACGGGGTGTACCGAATCCCTCCTTCGCGCGACCCACCCCACGGTAGAAAACCTCGTTCTGGAGACCATCTCTCTGGAATATCATGAGGTGCTTTCCGCCGCCTTCGGCCACCAGGTTGAAGAGAACAAACACAATGCGCTTGAGAAGTACAAAGGGCAGTATGTGTTGGTCGTTGATGGTTCTATCCCACTAAAAGATAACGGTATTTACTGTATGGTTGCCGGTGAGCCGATTGTGGATCATATCCGCAAAGCGGCAGAAGGCGCGGCAGCGATTATCGCTATCGGTTCCTGTGCTGCGTGGGGCGGTGTCGCCGCTGCCGGCGTGAACCCGACCGGTGCCGTTGGCCTGCAGGAAGTTCTGCCAGGTAAAACCATTATCAACATTCCTGGCTGCCCGCCGAACCCGCATAACTTCCTGGCGACAGTCGCCCATATCATCACCTGGGGTAAGCCGCCGAAGCTGGATGCGAAAAACCGTCCAACCTTCGCCTATGGCCGTCTGATTCACGAACACTGCGAACGACGCCCGCACTTCGATGCCGGTCGCTTTGCGAAAGAGTTCGGCGATGAAGGTCACCGTGAAGGCTGGTGCCTTTACCACCTCGGCTGTAAAGGACCAGAAACCTGGGGCAACTGCTCCACGCTGCAATTCTGCGACGTTGGCGGCGTATGGCCAGTGGCGATTGGTCACCCTTGTTATGGCTGTAACGAAGAAGGCGTTGGTTTCCATAAGGGCATTCACCAGCTTGCCCATGTGGAAAATCAGACCCCACGCTCCGAAAAACCTGATGTGAACGTGAAAGAGGGCGGCAACATCTCTGCTGGCGCTATCGGGTTGCTTGGCGGTGTTGTCGGTCTGGTGGCTGGCGTCAGCGTGATGGCAGTACGTGAACTGGGGCGTCAGCAAAAGAAAGATAACGCTGACTCACGGGGAGAATAACCGTGAACAGACGTAACTTTATCAAAGCAGCCTCCGGCGGGGCGTTGCTGTTAGGCGCTGCGCCGTCTATCAGCCACGCGGCTGCAGAAAATCGCCCGCCCATTCCCGGTTCTCTGGGCATGTTGTATGACTCGACGCTGTGCGTGGGCTGTCAGGCCTGTGTGACAAAGTGTCAGGATATCAACTTCCCGATGCGTAACCCGGAAGGGGAGCAGACCTGGTCGAACAACGACAAACTGTCGCCGTATACCAACAACATCATTCAGGTGTGGCGTAGCGGCACAGGCGTGAATAAAGATCAGGAAGAGAATGGCTATGCATACATCAAAAAACAGTGTATGCACTGCGTCGATCCCAACTGCGTCTCTGTCTGTCCGGTTTCCGCACTGAAAAAAGATCCGAAAACCGGCATCGTTCATTACAACAAAGACGTCTGTACTGGCTGCCGTTACTGCATGGTTGCCTGTCCGTACAACGTGCCGAAGTACGACTACAACAACCCGTTTGGTGCGCTTCACAAATGTGAACTGTGTAACCAGAAAGGCGTTGAGCGTCTTGATAAGGGCGGCTTGCCGGGTTGTGTTGAGGTCTGTCCTGCCGGTGCGGTCATTTTTGGTACCCGCGAAGAGTTGATGGCCGAGGCGCAAAAACGTCTGGCGCTGAAGCCTGGCAGCGAATACCACTATCCGCGTCAAACCGTGAAAACGGGCGATACCTACGTGCATACCGTGCCGAAGTACTATCCGCATCTTTACGGTGAGAAAGAGGGCGGCGGAACTCAGGTGCTGGTACTGACCGGGGTGCCTTATGAGAATCTGGATCTGCCAAAGCTGGATGAGATTTCAACCGGCGCGCGTTCCGAACATGTTCAACACACCCTGTATAAAGGCATGATGCTACCACTGGCCGTGCTGGCGGGCTTGACCGTGCTGGTTCGTCGTAATACCAAAAACGACCATCACGACGGAGGAGACGATCATGAGTCATGATCCTAAACCGCTGGGCGGCAAAATTATCAGCAAACCGGTCATCATCTTCGGGCCGTTAATCATCCTCTGCATGCTCCTTATCGTGAAGCGTCTGGTATTTGGATTGGGGTCTGTCTCCGATCTGAACGGCGGTTTCCCGTGGGGCGTCTGGATTGCCTTTGACCTGTTAATCGGCACCGGCTTTGCCTGTGGCGGTTGGGCGCTCGCGTGGGCGGTGTATGTCTTCAACCGGGGACAATACCATCCGCTGGTACGTCCGGCGCTGCTGGCGAGTCTGTTTGGTTATTCCCTGGGTGGCTTGTCTATCACCATTGACGTGGGTCGTTACTGGAACCTGCCGTACTTCTACATTCCGGGTCACTTCAACGTGAACTCGGTTCTGTTCGAGACGGCGGTCTGTATGACTATCTACATTGGGGTGATGGCGCTGGAGTTTGCCCCTGCGCTGTTTGAACGTATGGGCTGGAAGGTGTCGTTGAAGCGCCTGAACAAGCTGATGTTCTTCATCATTGCCCTCGGTGCGCTGCTGCCCACCATGCACCAGTCCTCAATGGGGTCGCTGATGATCTCGGCGGGCTACAAGGTGCATCCGCTGTGGCAAAGCTATGAAATGTTGCCGCTGTTCTCGGTGTTGACGGCCTTTATTATGGGCTTCTCAATCGTCATCTTTGAAGGCTCGTTGGTGCAGGTCGGTCTGAAAGGAAAAGGTCCGGATGAGAAAAGCCTGTTTATCAAGTTGACGAACACCATCAGCGTGATGCTGGCGATCTTTGTCGTGCTGCGCTTTGGTGAGCTGATTTACCGGGACAAGCTGTCGTATGCCTTTGCAGGTGATTTCTACTCAGCAATGTTCTGGCTTGAAGTCGTGCTGATGGTCTTCCCGATAGTGGTGCTGCGCGTGGCGAAACTGCGCAATGACTCTCGTATGCTGTACCTGTCTGCGCTCAGCGCGCTGCTGGGTTGTGCGGCATGGCGTCTGTCCTATTCGCTGGTGGCATTCAATCCAGGCGGTGGCTACCACTACTTCCCGACCTGGGAAGAACTGTTGATTTCTATTGGTTTTGTGGCTATTGAGATTTGCGCTTATATCGTACTCATTCGTCTACTGCCGATACTTCCTCCTTTAAAACAAAACGATCACAATCGTCATGAGGCGAGCAAAGCATGAGCCAGAGAATTACTATTGATCCTGTAACCCGTATTGAGGGGCACTTACGTATCGATTGCGAAATCGAAAACGGCGTTGTTTCAAAAGCGTGGGCTTCCGGCACCATGTGGCGCGGTATGGAAGAGATCGTGAAAAATCGCGATCCGCGTGATGCGTGGATGATTGTGCAGCGTATTTGCGGCGTTTGTACGACAACGCACGCGATCGCCTCGGTACGTGCGGCAGAAAGCGCGCTGAACATCGACGTTCCGGTCAACGCCCAGTATATCCGTAACATCATTCTGTCGGCGCATACCACCCATGACCATATTGTGCACTTCTATCAGCTCTCGGCGCTGGACTGGGTGGACATCACCTCAGCGCTGAAGGCCGATCCGGCAAAAGCGTCAGCGATGCTGAACGGCGTGTCGACCTGGCATCTGAACAGTGCGGAAGAGTTCACGAAGGTCCAGAATAAGATCAAGGACCTGGTTGCCAGCGGCCAGTTGGGGATTTTCGCCAACGGTTACTGGGGACACCCGGCGATGAAACTGCCGCCGGAAGTGAACCTGATCGCCGTTGCTCACTACCTGCAGGCGCTGGAATGTCAGCGTGATGCCAACCGCGTGGTGGCGTTGCTGGGCGGTAAAACGCCGCACATCCAGAACCTGGCCGTGGGCGGCGTTGCCAACCCGATCAACCTCGACGGCCTGGGCGTACTGAACCTGGAACGCCTGATGTACATCAAGTCCTTCATCGATAAACTGAGCGACTTCGTTGAACAGGTCTACAAGGTGGACACGGCGGTGATTGCCGCGTTCTATCCGGACTGGCTGGAGCATGGCAAAGGGGCGGTCAACTATCTGGCTGCGCCGGAATTCCCGACCGACGGTAAGAACGGCAGCTTCCTGTTCCCGGGCGGCTATATCGAAAATGCGGATCTGTCGAGCTATCGCCCGATCTCCTCTCACTCCGACGAATACCTGATCAAAGGGATTCAGGAGAGCGCCAAACACGCGTGGTATAAAGACGAAGCGCCGCAGGCACCGTGGGAAGGGACGACCATTCCGGAATATAACGGCTGGTCAGATGACGGCAAATATTCCTGGGTGAAATCCCCGACATTCTACGGTAAAACCGTCGAAGTAGGCCCGCTGGCGAATATGCTGGTGAAACTGGCCTCCGGCCGTGAGTCCACGAAGGCGAAGCTGAATGAAATCATTGCGATTTATCAGGCGCTGACCGGTAAAACACTGGAAGTGGCGCAGTTGCACTCCACGCTGGGTCGTATTATTGGTCGTACCGTTCACTGCTGTGAACTGCAGGGTATCCTGCAGAACCAGTACAATGCGCTGATCGCCAATATCGGTAAAGGTGACCACACCACGTTTGTGAAACCGAATATTCCGGCGACGGGCGAATTTAAAGGCGTCGGTTTCCTTGAAGCGCCGCGCGGAATGCTCTCTCACTGGATGGTGATTAAAGACGGCATCATCAGCAACTACCAGGCGGTGGTACCGTCAACCTGGAACTCCGGTCCGCGTAACTTCAACGATGACGTGGGTCCGTACGAACAGTCGCTGGTAGGTACGCCGATTGCCGATCCGGAAAAACCGCTGGAAGTGGTACGTACTATTCACTCTTTCGATCCTTGCATGGCGTGTGCAGTGCACGTTGTTGACGCTGACGGGAACGAAGTTGTCTCTGTGAAGGTTCTGTAATGCGGATTTTAGTATTAGGGGTCGGCAATATTTTGCTGACCGATGAAGCCATCGGCGTTCGTATCGTTGAAGCCTTAGCGCAGCGATACGAATTACCGGATTTCGTCGAAATCCTCGATGGCGGTACGGCGGGAATGGAGTTGCTCGGCGACATGGCGAACCGCGATCATCTGATCATCGCGGATGCCATTGTCTCGAGAAAAAACGCCCCGGGTACGTTGATGATCCTGCGGGATGATGAAGTACCGGCGCTGTTTACCAACAAGATCTCCCCGCATCAACTGGGCCTGGCCGACGTTCTGTCGGCCCTTCGCTTCACCGACGAATTTCCGAAAAAACTGACGCTAATTGGCGTCATTCCGGAATCGCTGGAGCCGAACATTGGCTTAACGCCAACGGTTGAAGCTATGATTGAACCTGCGCTTGCGCAGGTTCTGGCTGCGCTGCGTGAGTCGGGCGTTGAAGCGATCCCACGGGAGGCGGCTCATGTCTGAGGAGATTTCCGGGTTCCAGACTGCCCCGAAGGCGCAGGTTCAGGCCGCGTTTGAAGCGATTGCGCAGCGTTCAATGCACGATCTGTCTTTCCTGCATCCTGATATGCCGGTGTATGTCTCTGACTTTACCCTGTTTGAAGGACAGTGGACGGGATGTGTGATTACGCCGTGGATGCTGAGCGCGCTGATTTTCCCCGGGCCAGATCAGCTCTGGCCGGTACGCAAAGTCAGTGAAAAGCTTGGGCTGCGTCTACCGTATGGCACGATGACGTTCACCGTGGGG from Citrobacter amalonaticus Y19 includes:
- a CDS encoding methyl-accepting chemotaxis protein produces the protein MYILRNFTIRVVMLAILGIFCLMWMGVGLYSTWSLSRVADGNEVDRHLVRQMTVLSQGNDQYFRFVTRLSRAMELKASGGTPDFAPVQQALDNMSKNLQEMKTLSPGPMDPEVSAAVLASWQDLLDKGVTPQMQLAQQGTQSAWSEQANNVTPVLSRAFGASAERFNKAAGVMLDQTRVMVDSKTSIIRTLIIGAVILGIAILFFTDRYLVTMLVKPLARIRQQFRQIAQGDLSQPIDDIGRNCVGQLVPLLRAMQDSLRDAVNTIRSGSDNIWRGATEISSGNNDLSSRTEEQAAALEETAASMEQLTATVKLNADNARQASLLAESASRTAGKGGSLVSEVVETMDGISASSKQIAEITTVINSIAFQTNILALNAAVEAARAGEQGRGFAVVAGEVRNLASRSANAAKEIDTLIAESARRVDHGAALVKDTGSTMEAILSGVTEVNTIMKQIASASEEQSKGISQVGVAITQMDGVTQQNAALVEQISAAAAALERQTEDLQRSVQQFRLSQNDTPNLPAKSAAPAGQRRPAPAAPGDEWVAF
- a CDS encoding DUF2623 family protein, whose product is MNNHFGKGLMAGLSATQADSARNVAGFCSDYKRGFVLGFSHRMFEKTGDRQLSAWEAGILTRRYGLDKEMVMDFFRENQSSTTIRFFMAGYRLEG
- the hybO gene encoding hydrogenase 2 small subunit; its protein translation is MTGDNTLINSHGVNRRDFMKLCAALAATMGLSSKAAAEMAESVSRPQRPPVVWIGAQECTGCTESLLRATHPTVENLVLETISLEYHEVLSAAFGHQVEENKHNALEKYKGQYVLVVDGSIPLKDNGIYCMVAGEPIVDHIRKAAEGAAAIIAIGSCAAWGGVAAAGVNPTGAVGLQEVLPGKTIINIPGCPPNPHNFLATVAHIITWGKPPKLDAKNRPTFAYGRLIHEHCERRPHFDAGRFAKEFGDEGHREGWCLYHLGCKGPETWGNCSTLQFCDVGGVWPVAIGHPCYGCNEEGVGFHKGIHQLAHVENQTPRSEKPDVNVKEGGNISAGAIGLLGGVVGLVAGVSVMAVRELGRQQKKDNADSRGE
- the hybA gene encoding hydrogenase 2 operon protein HybA translates to MNRRNFIKAASGGALLLGAAPSISHAAAENRPPIPGSLGMLYDSTLCVGCQACVTKCQDINFPMRNPEGEQTWSNNDKLSPYTNNIIQVWRSGTGVNKDQEENGYAYIKKQCMHCVDPNCVSVCPVSALKKDPKTGIVHYNKDVCTGCRYCMVACPYNVPKYDYNNPFGALHKCELCNQKGVERLDKGGLPGCVEVCPAGAVIFGTREELMAEAQKRLALKPGSEYHYPRQTVKTGDTYVHTVPKYYPHLYGEKEGGGTQVLVLTGVPYENLDLPKLDEISTGARSEHVQHTLYKGMMLPLAVLAGLTVLVRRNTKNDHHDGGDDHES
- the hybB gene encoding Ni/Fe-hydrogenase cytochrome b subunit, whose translation is MSHDPKPLGGKIISKPVIIFGPLIILCMLLIVKRLVFGLGSVSDLNGGFPWGVWIAFDLLIGTGFACGGWALAWAVYVFNRGQYHPLVRPALLASLFGYSLGGLSITIDVGRYWNLPYFYIPGHFNVNSVLFETAVCMTIYIGVMALEFAPALFERMGWKVSLKRLNKLMFFIIALGALLPTMHQSSMGSLMISAGYKVHPLWQSYEMLPLFSVLTAFIMGFSIVIFEGSLVQVGLKGKGPDEKSLFIKLTNTISVMLAIFVVLRFGELIYRDKLSYAFAGDFYSAMFWLEVVLMVFPIVVLRVAKLRNDSRMLYLSALSALLGCAAWRLSYSLVAFNPGGGYHYFPTWEELLISIGFVAIEICAYIVLIRLLPILPPLKQNDHNRHEASKA
- the hybC gene encoding hydrogenase 2 large subunit is translated as MSQRITIDPVTRIEGHLRIDCEIENGVVSKAWASGTMWRGMEEIVKNRDPRDAWMIVQRICGVCTTTHAIASVRAAESALNIDVPVNAQYIRNIILSAHTTHDHIVHFYQLSALDWVDITSALKADPAKASAMLNGVSTWHLNSAEEFTKVQNKIKDLVASGQLGIFANGYWGHPAMKLPPEVNLIAVAHYLQALECQRDANRVVALLGGKTPHIQNLAVGGVANPINLDGLGVLNLERLMYIKSFIDKLSDFVEQVYKVDTAVIAAFYPDWLEHGKGAVNYLAAPEFPTDGKNGSFLFPGGYIENADLSSYRPISSHSDEYLIKGIQESAKHAWYKDEAPQAPWEGTTIPEYNGWSDDGKYSWVKSPTFYGKTVEVGPLANMLVKLASGRESTKAKLNEIIAIYQALTGKTLEVAQLHSTLGRIIGRTVHCCELQGILQNQYNALIANIGKGDHTTFVKPNIPATGEFKGVGFLEAPRGMLSHWMVIKDGIISNYQAVVPSTWNSGPRNFNDDVGPYEQSLVGTPIADPEKPLEVVRTIHSFDPCMACAVHVVDADGNEVVSVKVL
- a CDS encoding HyaD/HybD family hydrogenase maturation endopeptidase, with product MRILVLGVGNILLTDEAIGVRIVEALAQRYELPDFVEILDGGTAGMELLGDMANRDHLIIADAIVSRKNAPGTLMILRDDEVPALFTNKISPHQLGLADVLSALRFTDEFPKKLTLIGVIPESLEPNIGLTPTVEAMIEPALAQVLAALRESGVEAIPREAAHV
- the hybE gene encoding hydrogenase-2 assembly chaperone, with amino-acid sequence MSEEISGFQTAPKAQVQAAFEAIAQRSMHDLSFLHPDMPVYVSDFTLFEGQWTGCVITPWMLSALIFPGPDQLWPVRKVSEKLGLRLPYGTMTFTVGELDGVSQYLSCSLMSPLNRSLSAQEGVRLADDCARMLLSLPVSDPDAPQTSRRALLFGRRGLQNA